The Silene latifolia isolate original U9 population chromosome 4, ASM4854445v1, whole genome shotgun sequence region CAAAGATCTGCACAAGGCCCTAAAGAGACCAGATTTAGCCACAAATGTAAAATTGGGCCATAGCATCAACAAGTACAgttctgatgatgatgatgatgtgaatGATAATAAAAATAAGTCGGAACTCGCTTGGCTTACGAAAGCAGTTGAGCCCGCTCTACAATTTTGTAGGTGGGCTCTGCCTACAGGTCTGACAATTTTTTTACTGCAGAGCCTTTCATATGTTGATGTGCATAGTTATCGATGTGATGCTATCTTTTCACTGCCTAAATGTTTTGCTGTAAAGATACAATAGCTATTTTCTCCACCACTGGTTTTACTGAAACAGCCTTTATGTAACTAAAGGGTTGGCGGGTATTGCTTAATAGGTTTGGTATCCCTGTTGTTTTTGCATTGACTTGTACCACTAAGGTCTGAACAATTAAATGGTTTTGCATAGTATTAAATACCGGTTTAGCCTTGAGCTTGTCGTCACGGCCAGTCTCTTGGTTATGCATTTTATGCGGCTGATACTGTCTTTAAAACATTTTACAAAGTGCTTCATGCGGTGTTGCGACCCATGTTTGATGTTATGGTTATTTTTTCTTATTTGGGGATCTTTTCAACATATAGGTAATGGATCTGAAAGTAAGCCTCCACCTATTAATCGTTCAATTGCGGAAATTATCGCGAGTATCCAGAAAAGTAAAATTGGAATACAGGATTGGAGCCTGAGTGATCTCACAATTGGTCTGTACCTTATGTATCTTCGGCAGGCATCCATAAATCCACTTGAAGATGTCAGGGGCGTCCAAATTTCTTCAGAATCTGTGGTAATTGCTAACTTCTACTATAGGTGAACAAATAAAGAATGTTCATTGAAGTAAATTTGATCTTTGTACTCTGTGGGTGTTATTGTTTGTTGTGTTGATAATACTTACCTTGTCTGTGATGCTTATGACCTAGATACAAGACCTAATATATAATTTGGAATTGGCAAAAGGGTGTTATAGAGACACTGCTGCCGGCCTTGCCAAGCAAAGCATGCTTCGAGAAAGTAATATCTTAAAATTCGTCAAGAACTCCAGTGTGCTGAGACCTGGGTATTACATTGGTATTGATCCTCGAAGAAAACTTGTGATTCTTGGTATCCGTGGGACTCATACAGTATATGACCTTGTAACTGATGTTGTCTCAACAAGTGGTGGAGATGTCACCTATGAAGGCTACACGACCCACTTTGGTACCGCAGAAGCTGCTAGCTGGTTTCTGGATCATGAGCTGGAAACTATAAAGAAATGCTTGCAAAAACACGAGGTGATGAATCTTTTGCTTATAAATGACTTTGATTTCTTGATTTCTTAGTTCTGTTCAGTTATTTTGTTGCTTGTTTTGTGCGATGCTTTAATGCGTTACCACTTACCAATATGATCATGATTCAACTTACAGGGTTATAGGTTACGGTTGGTGGGGCATTCTCTTGGAGCCGCTACTGCCTCTTTATTAGCAATAATGCTTCGCAAAAAATCAGACAGTGAGCTGGGATTTGACCCGAATATGGTAACTGCTGTTGGAATTGCAACCCCTCCTTGTGTGTCTAAAGAACTCGCTGAAAGCTGCTGCGGCTATGTCACAAATGTTGTGATGCAGGTATGTAAACATAAATTTCTTGAACTCAAAGATTACAAGGAGGTTTTGCCCTGCTTCTCTCAGTAGTTGACATTTTGCGTACTATATTCCCACCTTACTGCTGTTTTTACTGTCTGCAGGATGATATAGTTCCTCGCTTAAGTGTTGCTTCTTTGTCAAGACTGAGGAATGAAATTATTCAGACGGACTGGTAAGTAACTTTCGGTATTGAATTGTCTGTCTAAGTCCTATTTTTTGTGACTGCAGATATGATTTCATTGGTTAAGCCCCTGACTAATAAATACGGAGTATCTTTTTAGTTGAATTATCTTGGCTTCATGTTTTACGTATTAAATGGAAGTCTCAGGCACGTCGATGTTTGACTCTGCAAAACTGGGCAAAGACAAATTGTGCTTCTCTCATATTTCATTTCCTCTTACCCTTGCAGCCTTGCTTCATAGTCTACCCCTTTCCCTGCTTATCCTCTTCCCTGCTTAGCTCTTGCCCAAAATAATGATCTGCATCATTATGCTCTGTGATTTTAGTGGTAGTTTttctttggttcgttttatgttaCACCATTTAGATGCCAAACTATCCTGCAGATTTATTATATTTATGAAAGTTTTTATATCTGAACTCTTTCCTGTCCCTGACTCTGTACAGGAAGACTGTTTTACAGACCGAGGACTGGAAAAATGTTGTTGAATTCGTCACAAATGCAAAGCAAGTAATTTCCTCTGTACAAGATGTAGCTCGGAAAGTTGCCGACTATGCGAACTTCAGAAGCGAGACACACGGTATGGGTCAGTGGTGTTGTTTATCGTATTAGTGTTAGTACTCACTGCATCTTGCTTTGTTTTTTCCACTTTCCCTTTTGGGATGTTCTCCTTTGTTCTTTGCACTTTCTGTTCTTACTGTATTTGGTTAATTTTTAGGTCAAAACTACTAAACTTTCCTTGTGATTACCAAACAATTACAAAAAAATCCATAACTTAACCTACATTCTCATAAATTTACCACTAATACCTATTTAACCCGAACTCCAACAGTCCACCTGATTTTCGAACCTCAACATCCATATAATAGTGCTACCTAAAACGATGTGGGACAAAGGAAGTGGGAAGAATAAAGGaagacggagggagtagtatttTTAGATCTTAGCACTGAAAATAGATTTCACATTACAGTATTGGTATTGAATCcagatgttaatgaatgatgggTAATGGGTTCAATTTATGCGTTCCTTTCTGTCTAATTAGGGCACATGACGTGCCATACTGCTATAGATCGTTTATTCTCCATAACAATTTCGTTGGTCCGAGGTTTTAAATCTAAAGGGTGTGGAGATAGGTGAGATctatgcaacaacaacaacaacatcagagccttaatcccaaaatattATGCAAATCCCACACATATTATCAGAACAATAAAAGCAATTATAACTTGTAAATTGGTGAATTAAGGAAGAAGGTTTATCAATTTCAGAGATTAGTTATGCTTCATGTTTAGGTATTACCATTACCTCTGTTTTCTAAACGAGAGGCCAATAGGGCAGAGGAATTAGTGCTGACTGCTGAGTGGAAAGCCGATAAAAGACAGTTTCAAAGGATTCAATTTATGTTAGCATGCCACTTTCGAATCTGTTTCTGAGTTGATGCTTCCAGACCTATCTGGAATTACGTACCTGTAGGCGAAGAGCTAACTAAAAAATAACCTTTTTGTCCATGAATAAACTTcttaaaattttatttttgggcCCCCCATGAATAAACTTCCTTTTGATTAAAAGGGTATATGGTGTTGTGTCTGAGGGGTATTTGTTTTGAAACTACATACGGAGTATTTGTTTTGCAAAAAAATTGTGTTGTGTCTGAGGGGTGTGCCTTGCGCTTCGTCATCGCAACCCCTCTCCGTGCCTTGGGCCTTCTAAAAATAAGGTTGCATTTTCTTAGCGTGGCATCAAAACTTGTAATATTGTGTGCATTGCCGAACAGATACGTTGAGGACTAAGAAGTCTGTTGTTGGAGGAGATACTTCCCCAGCCTCAAAGCAGGTTGCTGTTTCTAGGAATAAAGAAGGCAGTGGTTTGATGCATGAAGAGTTATTCGTACCAGGTGCCGTATATTACCTAAAGAGAAATCTTGAAACGCAATCCACCGTTAGTAATGAGAGTAAAGGCAAGGAGTATTTTACTCTCTGGAAGAGGCAACCCGGGCAACACTTTCAAAGGATTTTACTCTCGAGCAATGTTATATCAGATCACAAATGCGATAGCCACTATTATGCTCTTCGAGATGTTCTAAAAGACCTACCTGGGTCCAGTGATGAAGGTATTTTTTGATAACTTAATCCTATGTTGTATTATTAGTAATATGTTGATGTAAATAGTCGTCATTTGCAAAATGTGTACTTTCTTAAGCTGATAGGTAGGTAAAATCTTGGCCGCAAGATCAATTTGCGACCGAGTTCTTAAGGTTTTGAAGATTATTGCAACCATATCTAGACGTAGTATGAGCCGCGTTTGTGGCTAATGACAAAATTAAGCCGTGATGACCGGTCTCAAAATAAAGTCTCAAACCTAGATCTAATGCCATGGTCGCAAGTGAGAATTTTCAACCACTTGCCTCCAGAGCTCAAAGGAAATCTAAAAGAACCTTGAGTCTTTTGTGGGTAGTTTACATTTGACTTCATGCTACTAATGATCCTTATGTTGATCGAAAGTTTGTAAGTCGATAGAATATTCATTTGTTCTTTGTTATGCTATATTTTTAAAGATTATGAGAGGTATACGGGCTTTAAGCCCGTAACAATGTAAGTTAGAGATAGTGATAAGTTTTAATTTGTAAGGGAAAGTTAGGATTAGTTTATATATTTTTAAACTGGCCATCCCAATGAGAGTTTGATAATTGCTTATGATAAATGATAAACCGAGTGACTGTCGGAACTTGGTAATGTTAATCATTGATTATGATgttcttctttgattttctttATGGTGTTTTCGCTATCTAGTCCTGTTGATTAAGATGCATTGTGAATTGTGATAGCTTTTGAAAGGGTCCCTGTGTTTAGTGTGTTCATGAGCAGAGATTTGgcaactttgacccaattgtagtGACCTGATCCAATGCTGAAGGAACAAGATTTAGACCCTTTGTTCAGAAACCCACAAATGACCCGAACCATAGAACAGAGAATGCCTTACTTTTAGCAAAAGACCTTAGTAGCTTGGATTTGAAATGACCTGGCTCGAAAACGTCTTTAACTTGATCTGGTCAATAATAGAGCACTCCAAAGGGCAAAATTGTACAATCCAATCCAATGTAACCGTATGAATAACCGAGATTAGGACGGAATGTGACAGTGGAAGAAATGAGATTACAACGACTGTATTTTGAGGTCATTTATATTGTAGAGATCAAGATTAGGTTGTGGAAACTGAGATTAGGACGGAATGTGATAGAAGAATTTAGTACCGTAGTTTAGCCAGTAGGTTATGGTAGTAacaagtcttgcttgtgacgatcACAACTTGTGAGCTGTGACCTCTCAGGCTCTCATATCCCCCTTTCCatttttaatattatttaaaTCGAGTGTGAGAAAtcacaagtttgtgaccgtcacaaCTCACAAGAATTTGTGTTATGATGTTTAATCTACCATCGAATCATGGTATATACAGGAAATTAACATTGTCTGAGGCAATGATTAGAGGGATTAATTAAAGTTATCTTTACTACATTAGTGGTAATTAACCTTTCCGACAATGGACTAATCTTACTAGGCTATGCCTAATCTCACCTAGCTATGCTGGTTATGGATTATCTAGACTAGATTAGGCTTTAATAACTAGGGGTTTATAGCATCCAAGAAAAAGTAGCTTCTTTTATTGTCTTGTGACATAGCAGTTCTGATTTTATGTTCACTAATTATTGTCTGGTCTTACACTGTGACCTGTGAGATAGTCCTATTTAAGAATGTGAATCGACCTGGACTAGAAATGGAACCGAAACCGGAATGGCAAAAAACAGGAGACCGGACTGGATCGGAACAAGGAATCCTTAAAAACCTTGAGAAATTTTAGTTCTAGTTCTGATCCGTTCGATTCCCATTCCGGTGCGATTCTCCGGTTTGGGCCACATAATGCACACTCCCAGTCCCAATGTCCCATTATGTAAAAGATAATTCATTTATTAGCATTAAATGAATAATTTACTTTTTATTTATTAAAATGAGTCATATTATGATGTGATTTTACGTTAATCATGATGATCTTATAGACGCACAAGTGTAGGATTATGAGTAGGTTTATTCACACGTGTGGTACGATGACACGGCATTTGTTAATTTGTTGATTTAGATTTGGCAACCTACTTCCCTCAAAATGTTGGTTTGGCTTCATTTCTATTGGTCTTCTCTAGTTCATATGTTCATGTCCTACTTACAATTAAAGTTCATCATAGCTGTTCAGTTTAATTAAACAATTATATACTTggataagacggttttacatagTAAATTGACTAAAATATCCTTGAAGTCACTACTACTATTAGGTAGCTACCGAAGTGTTGTCAGGGGTATTATTGTCTTTATATATTGGTTTAATTTTTTGACGAAAATATTGTGACACGACTCCATATATAATGTGATGGTAAATAGTTTAATACAGAGTATTTTTTTTAGGTTTTTATACGTAGGTTAGCATTTAATCATATGGGTGGATTTTTAGAGGTTTCTCGTGTTAAAATAGTACGTCCGTCTATCAAGATTGTGCCAGGTAATTTTCGAGTTTTTGTACGTAGGTTAGACCTAACAAATGGTTCAATTAGGTCGGGTTCAGGTTGGATTAGATCGTGTCGTGTTATTTTCGAGTTTTGCAAGGATTCGAGTCAGATTACGCCGGGTTTTTTTGAGTTGGAGTCATTTTGAgtctattgtttttttttttttggaattatgGTTAGTTTGCAACAATGAACATCCGGGTTTGATCATACTCATTTAGTCATTTGGGTCAAGCTTTGGTACTCAATTCGAATGTTAGGTCTGGTCAGTCGGACGGGTCAATTTAAAGTAGAAACCTTGATATCATGGGTCCTAGCTTAAGTAACAAAACAACTAATTTTGACCCAtattataaaaccgtctcatacgATACTTAAATCGGCTTTTCTCAGGTTGTCTCCAACTGTAACATCTCACCTCTTTTTGGATTATATGTAAATTTTC contains the following coding sequences:
- the LOC141652501 gene encoding uncharacterized protein LOC141652501, encoding MAHHSVMRFLRHIDKHMLKKQELYGRLANGVFNRFQSELSNSDAKDLHKALKRPDLATNVKLGHSINKYSSDDDDDVNDNKNKSELAWLTKAVEPALQFCRWALPTGNGSESKPPPINRSIAEIIASIQKSKIGIQDWSLSDLTIGLYLMYLRQASINPLEDVRGVQISSESVIQDLIYNLELAKGCYRDTAAGLAKQSMLRESNILKFVKNSSVLRPGYYIGIDPRRKLVILGIRGTHTVYDLVTDVVSTSGGDVTYEGYTTHFGTAEAASWFLDHELETIKKCLQKHEGYRLRLVGHSLGAATASLLAIMLRKKSDSELGFDPNMVTAVGIATPPCVSKELAESCCGYVTNVVMQDDIVPRLSVASLSRLRNEIIQTDWKTVLQTEDWKNVVEFVTNAKQVISSVQDVARKVADYANFRSETHDTLRTKKSVVGGDTSPASKQVAVSRNKEGSGLMHEELFVPGAVYYLKRNLETQSTVSNESKGKEYFTLWKRQPGQHFQRILLSSNVISDHKCDSHYYALRDVLKDLPGSSDEGIF